Proteins encoded within one genomic window of Stigmatella aurantiaca:
- the ruvC gene encoding crossover junction endodeoxyribonuclease RuvC, giving the protein MRVLGVDPGSRFMGYGVVEERRGQLVHLGHGVIKVDPDAPLHQRLMVLHVELSAVLRKYRPESVAVEGVFTFRNARSALVLGHARGVALLAAAQAGLPVHEYAPARVKRSVGASGASAKDAIARMVCTLLKIDVIERADASDALAVALCHLNQGRVPGLSPAVSRSKPRKGASALLADRLRPSYRRPEAR; this is encoded by the coding sequence TTGCGTGTCCTGGGGGTTGATCCTGGCAGCCGGTTCATGGGCTATGGCGTCGTGGAGGAGCGGCGGGGCCAGCTCGTGCACCTGGGCCATGGTGTCATCAAGGTCGACCCTGACGCGCCGCTCCACCAGCGCCTGATGGTGCTGCACGTGGAGCTGTCGGCCGTGCTGCGGAAGTACCGGCCCGAGTCGGTGGCGGTGGAGGGCGTCTTCACCTTCCGCAACGCGCGCAGCGCCCTGGTGCTGGGCCATGCCCGGGGCGTGGCCCTGCTGGCGGCGGCCCAGGCGGGGCTGCCCGTGCACGAGTACGCCCCGGCCCGGGTGAAGCGCTCCGTGGGGGCCAGCGGTGCCAGCGCCAAGGATGCCATCGCGCGCATGGTCTGCACCCTGCTGAAGATCGACGTCATTGAAAGGGCGGACGCCAGCGACGCGCTCGCGGTGGCGCTCTGCCACTTGAACCAGGGACGCGTGCCGGGGCTGTCCCCGGCGGTTTCCCGTTCCAAGCCCCGGAAGGGCGCGTCCGCGCTGCTCGCGGACCGGCTCCGCCCGTCCTACCGGCGCCCGGAGGCACGATGA
- a CDS encoding YebC/PmpR family DNA-binding transcriptional regulator codes for MSGHNRWSKIKRQKAAMGASKGKLYTKVIKEITVAARLGGGNPDGNARLRAAIAAAREANMPSDTVARAVKKGTGELEGESYEEVTYEGYGPGGVAVMVECLTDNRNRTASDVRILFNKGGGNLGTEGAVGWMFHKKGVITVKPGPTEDQVMEKAIEAGAEDVVPQGADGFEVRTAPVDLHTVATTLEAAGLPLGEQKWSFFPQTTVKLDGDNARKMLKLMDTLEDNDDVQNVHANFEIDEALMESLQ; via the coding sequence ATGTCCGGTCATAATCGGTGGTCGAAAATCAAGCGCCAGAAGGCAGCCATGGGCGCGAGCAAGGGCAAGCTGTACACGAAGGTCATCAAGGAAATCACCGTCGCGGCGCGCCTGGGCGGTGGCAATCCGGATGGCAACGCCCGCCTGCGCGCCGCCATCGCCGCGGCCCGCGAGGCGAACATGCCCAGCGACACCGTCGCCCGCGCCGTCAAGAAGGGCACCGGCGAGCTGGAAGGCGAGAGCTACGAGGAGGTGACGTACGAGGGCTATGGGCCGGGCGGTGTCGCCGTCATGGTCGAGTGCCTCACGGACAACCGCAACCGCACCGCCAGTGACGTCCGGATCCTCTTCAACAAGGGGGGCGGGAACCTGGGCACCGAGGGCGCGGTGGGCTGGATGTTCCACAAGAAGGGCGTCATCACCGTGAAGCCCGGGCCGACCGAGGACCAGGTGATGGAGAAGGCCATCGAGGCGGGCGCGGAGGACGTGGTCCCCCAAGGCGCCGATGGCTTCGAGGTGCGCACCGCCCCGGTGGACCTGCACACGGTGGCCACCACCCTGGAGGCCGCGGGGCTGCCGCTGGGCGAGCAGAAGTGGAGTTTCTTCCCGCAGACCACGGTCAAGCTCGACGGGGACAACGCCCGGAAGATGCTCAAGCTGATGGACACGCTGGAGGACAACGACGACGTGCAGAACGTCCACGCGAACTTCGAGATCGACGAGGCGCTGATGGAGTCGCTGCAGTAG
- a CDS encoding CotH kinase family protein codes for MVFWIAMMGTVLLMALGTGCGQEEAGGTPEPGPKEGQFAFPALQTEVPLYELTIPAETMAKFEANPYEDEHPATFVFAGKSYTVGVRLRGSSSRFFPKKSWRIEFPKGTEFDGRRKHNLVAEFQDRTMMAEKLAYDLMLAMGLPAPVTKYVRLSINGQYQGVYLDIERVDNSFAKAHGFVDPDPTIYRCGAKDCEMKLWRTDYQQDWQKETNEEKEPGKDDIRTLMTVINRAPEPDFPRMLGENLEVERYLRTLAAEVLISNNITEDSQSYLIHDRTTYKWTYVAWDLNNADSRWWPTYGLGMKPVANHPLFPFSLADAWVEKMYLKRNTRPDFLPTFSNLTTRILYNPELREQLFAVVEKSLDELFAPAVIEPRLDAMHQLIAPYMDADPYLLLNDVGQPDPDGLAKFREGLPFLKAYAKQRTDFVRRELERLRAPPSTLRLQAVSPGEGWVELHNPTGQALSTAGLVLTTDLRRTIPTLRHPWSSTVLPERRVPPNGTVRFTRQELGFTLPPEGELGLFDGVSVVGVKDVFFYAALPSGGTYARGSDGSHWEAR; via the coding sequence ATGGTCTTCTGGATCGCGATGATGGGAACGGTGCTGCTGATGGCCCTGGGCACCGGGTGTGGACAGGAGGAGGCCGGGGGGACTCCGGAGCCAGGGCCGAAGGAAGGGCAGTTCGCGTTCCCGGCGCTGCAGACGGAGGTTCCGCTCTACGAGCTGACCATCCCCGCGGAGACGATGGCGAAGTTCGAGGCCAACCCCTACGAGGACGAGCACCCGGCCACCTTCGTCTTCGCGGGCAAGAGCTACACGGTGGGGGTGCGGCTGCGCGGCTCCAGCTCCCGCTTCTTCCCGAAGAAGAGCTGGCGCATCGAGTTCCCCAAGGGCACGGAGTTCGACGGGCGGCGCAAGCACAACCTGGTCGCGGAGTTCCAGGACCGGACGATGATGGCGGAGAAGCTCGCCTATGACTTGATGCTCGCCATGGGGCTGCCCGCGCCCGTCACGAAATACGTGCGGCTGTCCATCAACGGCCAGTACCAGGGCGTCTACCTGGACATCGAGCGCGTGGACAACAGCTTCGCCAAGGCCCATGGCTTCGTGGATCCGGACCCCACCATCTACCGGTGCGGCGCCAAGGACTGCGAGATGAAGCTGTGGCGCACCGATTACCAGCAGGACTGGCAGAAGGAGACCAACGAAGAGAAGGAGCCGGGCAAGGACGACATCCGCACGCTGATGACCGTCATCAACCGCGCGCCCGAGCCGGACTTCCCGCGGATGCTGGGCGAGAACCTCGAGGTGGAGCGCTACCTGCGCACCCTGGCCGCCGAGGTGCTCATCTCCAACAACATCACGGAGGACTCGCAGAGCTACCTCATCCACGACCGGACGACGTACAAGTGGACCTACGTGGCGTGGGACTTGAACAACGCCGATTCGCGCTGGTGGCCCACGTATGGCCTGGGCATGAAGCCGGTGGCCAATCACCCGCTGTTCCCCTTCAGCCTCGCGGACGCCTGGGTGGAGAAGATGTACCTGAAGCGCAACACGCGGCCGGACTTCCTGCCCACCTTCTCCAACCTCACCACGCGCATTCTCTACAACCCCGAGCTCCGGGAGCAGCTGTTCGCGGTGGTGGAGAAGAGCCTCGACGAGCTGTTCGCTCCCGCCGTCATCGAGCCCCGGCTGGACGCCATGCACCAGCTCATCGCCCCGTACATGGACGCGGACCCGTACCTGCTGCTCAACGACGTGGGCCAGCCGGACCCGGACGGGCTGGCGAAGTTCCGCGAGGGGCTGCCCTTCCTCAAGGCCTACGCGAAGCAACGGACGGACTTCGTGCGCCGCGAGCTGGAGCGCCTCCGCGCCCCGCCCTCCACCCTGCGCCTCCAGGCCGTGAGCCCCGGCGAGGGCTGGGTGGAGCTGCACAACCCCACCGGCCAGGCGCTCTCCACGGCGGGGCTGGTGCTGACCACGGACCTGCGGCGCACGATTCCCACGCTGCGCCATCCCTGGAGCAGCACCGTGCTGCCCGAGCGCCGGGTGCCCCCGAATGGCACGGTGCGCTTCACCCGCCAGGAGCTGGGCTTCACCCTGCCACCCGAGGGCGAGCTGGGCCTCTTCGATGGCGTCTCCGTGGTAGGCGTGAAGGACGTCTTCTTCTACGCGGCCCTCCCCTCCGGCGGCACCTACGCCCGCGGGAGTGACGGCTCCCACTGGGAAGCCCGCTGA
- a CDS encoding RNA polymerase sigma factor, producing the protein METENALYSGLGAEREELWLTGFHAGHRPVLERCYRELYPTVQRAVGRVLSGADQETVIHEVFYRLISREELRRSFRGGSLKAWMATVAYHLALDYVRRQQREQGALEQAGGLGMQESTETREFSEESDARLLIERFQRECLPAKWHGVFEVRFLRQLPQRDAARELGIHRTTLAYQEMRIRALLKRFLLREGDTP; encoded by the coding sequence GTGGAAACCGAGAATGCGCTCTATTCCGGCCTGGGCGCGGAACGCGAGGAGCTCTGGCTGACAGGGTTCCACGCCGGACACCGCCCCGTGCTGGAGCGGTGTTACCGGGAGCTCTACCCCACCGTGCAGCGCGCCGTGGGGCGGGTGCTGTCGGGGGCGGACCAGGAGACCGTCATTCATGAGGTCTTCTACCGGTTGATCTCCCGCGAGGAGCTGCGCCGCAGCTTCCGGGGCGGCTCCCTCAAGGCCTGGATGGCCACGGTGGCCTACCACCTCGCGCTCGACTACGTGCGGCGCCAGCAGCGGGAGCAAGGCGCGCTGGAGCAGGCCGGAGGGCTCGGCATGCAGGAGTCCACCGAGACGCGGGAGTTCTCCGAGGAGAGCGACGCGCGGCTGCTCATCGAACGCTTCCAGCGCGAGTGCCTGCCGGCCAAGTGGCACGGGGTTTTCGAGGTCCGCTTCCTGCGGCAACTTCCTCAAAGAGACGCGGCCCGGGAGCTGGGCATCCACCGGACCACGCTGGCTTACCAAGAGATGCGCATTCGCGCGCTGCTCAAGCGTTTCCTCCTGCGCGAAGGGGACACACCATGA
- the ruvA gene encoding Holliday junction branch migration protein RuvA, protein MIAALRGTVAEKDLEEAIIDVAGVGYRVAFSTLTLGKLPAEGQPVHVRVRTVVREDAFELFGFLSRAEEEMFLLLTSVSHVGPRLALTVLSGMEVGELAVALGKGELARLTKIHGVGKKTAERLVLELREKVKELHLETVARSATSASVPAGPKADLVSALLNLGYKAPQAEKAAELAGERLGPEAAFQALFREALKALRSGG, encoded by the coding sequence ATGATCGCGGCCCTGCGCGGAACCGTCGCGGAGAAGGACCTGGAGGAGGCCATCATCGACGTGGCGGGCGTGGGCTACCGCGTCGCCTTCTCCACGCTGACGCTGGGAAAGCTGCCCGCCGAGGGACAACCCGTCCACGTCCGGGTCCGCACGGTGGTGCGCGAGGATGCCTTCGAGCTGTTTGGCTTCCTCTCGCGGGCCGAGGAGGAGATGTTCCTCCTGCTCACCTCCGTGTCCCACGTGGGCCCCCGCCTGGCGCTGACCGTGCTGTCGGGCATGGAGGTGGGGGAGCTGGCGGTGGCGCTCGGCAAGGGCGAGCTGGCCCGGCTCACCAAGATTCACGGGGTGGGGAAGAAGACCGCCGAGCGGCTGGTGCTGGAGCTCCGGGAGAAGGTGAAGGAGCTTCACCTGGAGACGGTGGCGCGGAGCGCCACCTCGGCCAGTGTGCCGGCGGGCCCGAAGGCGGACCTCGTCTCGGCGCTGCTCAACCTGGGCTACAAGGCCCCGCAGGCGGAGAAGGCCGCGGAGCTGGCCGGTGAGCGGCTCGGCCCCGAGGCCGCCTTCCAGGCCCTGTTCCGCGAGGCCCTCAAGGCCCTGCGCTCGGGGGGCTGA
- a CDS encoding WD40/YVTN/BNR-like repeat-containing protein: MNPAWTHRVEVSLAALLGLILGACVAPLSLDDRSCPCGDGWTCCEATQMCVQPGATCQQSQQPPAVAPTLCLDENWCWENPTPHAHYYRAVWASAPNDVWAVGAPGMATHWDGQNWKIHRSATDQSLLALFGTGPEDVWAVGREGAVVRWNGKAWQAVGTGLTQLLLAVWGSSPEDIWVVGSGGALLHWNGTDWSRPPDALPHYYTGIWGFAPDDVRVISAEGNVWRWNGQAWVPEPGFASDRVWSLSGAEGVLWALDEKVDEGIWRVLRFVKGEWQVVHEERRRFTSIAALSADEAWVAGPEGAALHIGPEGIALNFLDVPENLAHVWASREAGLWMVGDSGQVMRKTDTGWVSMREGASKTVLGGWELNAAEAWSCGEQGMLLRWREGAWSTLASGTGAALHDVWGASPEEVWAVGAEETIVRSDGTAAALRRHVPGGAALRGIWGSGPTDIWAVGAQGRILHYDGQDWSVRESPTSVTLNQVWGTDARNVWAVGELGTLLHHDGTTWKVVSLEKPTRQAFRDVWGTGPDDVWVVGAQGSIRHFDGKRWETPVPFAKGELVGIWGTGPSDLYVLEAGEELVQGIPKAFTNLHHYDGKTWKGAAVPYGGRFNALWGAGKEPRIGGAGGSILHYQP; the protein is encoded by the coding sequence TTGAACCCCGCGTGGACCCACCGTGTCGAAGTCTCCCTGGCCGCGCTGCTCGGGTTGATCCTGGGCGCGTGCGTGGCCCCCCTGTCCCTGGACGACCGCTCCTGTCCTTGTGGGGACGGTTGGACGTGCTGCGAGGCGACGCAGATGTGCGTCCAGCCTGGGGCCACCTGCCAGCAATCCCAGCAGCCGCCGGCCGTGGCGCCCACGCTCTGCCTGGACGAGAACTGGTGCTGGGAGAACCCGACCCCGCACGCGCACTACTACCGGGCTGTCTGGGCCTCCGCGCCAAACGACGTATGGGCCGTGGGGGCGCCGGGCATGGCCACCCACTGGGACGGCCAGAACTGGAAGATTCACCGCTCCGCCACGGACCAGTCGCTGCTGGCCCTGTTCGGCACGGGGCCGGAGGACGTCTGGGCGGTGGGCCGCGAGGGCGCCGTGGTGCGCTGGAACGGCAAGGCCTGGCAGGCGGTGGGCACGGGGCTCACGCAGCTGCTGCTGGCCGTCTGGGGCAGCAGCCCCGAGGACATCTGGGTGGTGGGCTCCGGCGGGGCGCTGCTGCACTGGAATGGCACCGACTGGTCGCGGCCCCCGGACGCGCTGCCGCACTACTACACGGGCATCTGGGGCTTCGCGCCGGACGATGTCCGGGTCATCAGCGCGGAGGGCAATGTGTGGCGCTGGAACGGCCAGGCCTGGGTGCCCGAGCCGGGCTTCGCGAGCGATCGCGTCTGGAGCCTGAGCGGCGCCGAGGGCGTGCTGTGGGCCCTGGACGAGAAGGTCGATGAGGGCATCTGGCGCGTGCTCCGCTTCGTGAAGGGCGAATGGCAGGTGGTCCACGAGGAGCGCCGGAGGTTCACCAGCATCGCCGCGCTGAGCGCGGACGAGGCCTGGGTGGCCGGACCGGAAGGGGCTGCCCTCCACATTGGGCCCGAGGGCATTGCCCTGAACTTCCTGGACGTGCCGGAGAACCTCGCCCACGTGTGGGCCTCGCGCGAGGCGGGGCTCTGGATGGTGGGCGACTCGGGCCAGGTGATGCGGAAGACGGACACCGGCTGGGTGTCGATGCGCGAGGGGGCCAGCAAGACGGTCCTGGGCGGCTGGGAGCTGAACGCGGCGGAGGCCTGGTCCTGCGGCGAGCAGGGCATGCTGCTGCGCTGGCGCGAGGGGGCGTGGAGCACCCTCGCCAGCGGCACGGGGGCGGCCCTGCATGACGTCTGGGGGGCGAGCCCGGAAGAAGTCTGGGCCGTGGGCGCGGAGGAGACGATCGTCCGCTCCGATGGCACGGCGGCGGCCCTCCGGCGGCACGTTCCTGGCGGGGCGGCGCTCCGGGGCATCTGGGGCTCCGGCCCCACGGACATCTGGGCCGTGGGGGCGCAGGGGCGCATCCTTCATTATGACGGCCAGGACTGGAGCGTCCGCGAGAGCCCCACCTCGGTGACGCTGAACCAGGTCTGGGGAACGGACGCCCGGAACGTGTGGGCGGTGGGCGAGCTGGGCACCCTCCTGCACCACGATGGAACCACCTGGAAGGTGGTCTCCCTGGAGAAGCCCACCCGGCAGGCCTTCCGGGACGTGTGGGGCACGGGGCCGGACGATGTCTGGGTGGTGGGCGCCCAGGGCAGCATCCGGCACTTCGACGGCAAGCGCTGGGAGACCCCGGTGCCCTTCGCCAAGGGCGAGCTCGTGGGCATCTGGGGCACGGGGCCCTCGGACCTCTACGTGCTTGAGGCGGGGGAGGAGCTCGTCCAGGGCATCCCCAAGGCCTTCACCAACCTGCACCACTACGACGGGAAGACCTGGAAGGGCGCCGCCGTGCCCTACGGCGGGCGCTTCAACGCCCTGTGGGGCGCGGGGAAGGAGCCGCGCATCGGCGGCGCGGGCGGCTCCATCCTCCACTACCAGCCGTGA
- a CDS encoding response regulator yields the protein MGARSSRAAIIEPASSPGAAGLSPRTRRGKSPRVMLVEPDAPYQSQLGTALAEAGFEVTVVSTAEAALEELAALPAPPHLVVAETQLEGLDGFLFCEKLRAEVRTALVPVLLLSSKREPFHPELASTVGADDYLPKPVRVQDVVALARLKAGRRASEMAYEAHAARLPLTHIARALLTGARSGRVVLKDNEGFFAFRGGYVVDAAFQGERGVTAFRRLLGFGSGVYAVSFGPELHRGSLLMDLPFLSEQVLPALERFEKLREVGVPLAARLTVDFARLSEHLATLPDDIIALVRLFDGRRVVRAVLLESRFAEVIAYEAITQLFSLGVLMPASHVEERERPPAAPSLFLTAADALDMMLSGDDGGDELPIFVDEEAAAATGEEAEETIDGEPLDEEAGEAAAPQSPPLILSFPKRPRIPAA from the coding sequence ATGGGCGCTCGTTCCTCTCGCGCGGCCATTATCGAGCCTGCTTCCAGCCCGGGCGCCGCAGGGCTGAGTCCCCGTACCCGCCGGGGCAAGTCTCCACGGGTGATGCTGGTGGAGCCAGACGCTCCGTACCAGTCCCAGCTGGGAACAGCCCTGGCCGAGGCGGGCTTCGAGGTGACGGTGGTCTCCACGGCCGAGGCGGCCCTGGAGGAACTGGCGGCCCTCCCGGCGCCCCCGCACCTCGTCGTGGCCGAGACCCAGCTGGAGGGGCTGGACGGCTTTCTGTTCTGCGAGAAGCTGCGCGCCGAGGTGCGCACGGCGCTGGTGCCGGTGCTGCTGCTCTCCTCCAAGCGCGAGCCGTTCCACCCGGAGCTCGCGAGCACGGTGGGCGCGGACGACTACCTGCCCAAGCCCGTGCGGGTGCAGGACGTGGTGGCCCTGGCGCGGCTGAAGGCCGGCCGCCGCGCCTCGGAGATGGCCTATGAGGCCCACGCGGCCCGGCTGCCGCTGACGCACATTGCGCGCGCGCTGCTCACCGGGGCGCGCTCGGGCCGGGTGGTGCTCAAGGACAACGAGGGCTTCTTCGCGTTCCGCGGCGGCTACGTGGTGGATGCGGCCTTTCAGGGCGAGCGCGGGGTGACGGCGTTCCGGCGCCTGCTGGGCTTTGGCAGCGGGGTGTACGCGGTCTCCTTCGGGCCCGAGCTGCACCGGGGCTCGCTGCTGATGGACCTGCCCTTCCTGAGTGAGCAGGTGCTGCCCGCGCTGGAGCGGTTCGAGAAGCTGCGAGAGGTGGGCGTGCCGCTGGCCGCGCGGCTGACGGTGGACTTCGCGCGCCTGTCCGAGCACCTCGCCACGCTGCCGGACGACATCATCGCCCTGGTGCGCCTCTTCGACGGCCGGCGCGTGGTGCGCGCGGTGCTGCTGGAGAGCCGCTTCGCGGAGGTCATCGCGTACGAGGCCATCACCCAGCTGTTCTCGCTGGGGGTGCTCATGCCCGCCAGCCACGTGGAGGAGCGCGAGCGTCCTCCGGCCGCCCCGAGCCTCTTCCTGACGGCGGCGGATGCCCTGGACATGATGCTCTCGGGCGACGACGGCGGGGACGAGCTGCCGATCTTCGTGGACGAGGAGGCCGCGGCGGCCACCGGCGAAGAGGCCGAGGAGACCATCGACGGCGAGCCGCTGGACGAGGAGGCCGGGGAGGCGGCTGCGCCACAGAGTCCTCCCCTCATCCTGAGCTTCCCCAAGCGGCCCCGGATCCCGGCGGCCTAG
- a CDS encoding caspase family protein, whose amino-acid sequence MRFAREALGLAVLLVAGVVGAEERPQATFAFIVGVNRSVDADELPLRYADDDAARYQDLFRLLGARTYLLARMDQNTERLHPQAAAETSVPNWGEWQRLVEQLTRDVAQARARNLGTVVYFIYAGHGSVHNGQGYVTLEDRRLTGEDLAKGLIQRVEADQVHLIVDACSSYFLAYGRGPGGQRRPLKGFSEVAQLSEDGRVGLLLSTSSARASHEWEAFQSGVFSHEVRSGLYGAADVDGDGRVSYREIAAFVERANAAIPNERFRPQVHARPPKDGTWLVVLGKAMEHRIEVDGQEAQHLRLEDSRGVRLADFHNASGQRTWLARPIGTGPLYLRRMGDGREYRIDSMPEVVQLAALTPQQARTADRGAEHEAFSLIFSLPYDRQVVDAYDFQAPVLLEAEPARRRPTWRRVAGWSALGLAGASLGGGLWTTLSAREARSGNRATLPHAEAMGQNQRIRTLNHRSTTLYVAGALAAGAGLGMLLWPGAPAEALPVAGPDLAGVQLGGRF is encoded by the coding sequence GTGAGGTTCGCACGCGAGGCCCTGGGCCTTGCCGTGCTGCTGGTGGCGGGGGTGGTGGGGGCGGAGGAGCGTCCTCAGGCCACCTTCGCCTTTATCGTCGGGGTGAACCGGAGCGTGGACGCGGACGAGCTTCCCCTGCGCTACGCGGACGACGATGCCGCGCGCTACCAGGACCTGTTCCGGTTGCTCGGCGCGCGCACGTACCTGCTGGCCCGGATGGATCAGAACACGGAGCGGCTGCACCCTCAGGCGGCGGCGGAAACCAGCGTGCCGAACTGGGGCGAGTGGCAGCGGCTGGTGGAGCAGCTCACGCGGGATGTGGCCCAGGCGCGCGCGCGCAACCTGGGCACCGTCGTCTACTTCATCTATGCGGGCCACGGCAGCGTGCACAACGGCCAGGGCTACGTGACGCTGGAGGACCGGCGGCTCACGGGAGAGGACCTGGCCAAGGGCCTCATCCAGCGGGTGGAGGCGGACCAGGTCCACCTCATCGTGGACGCGTGCTCCTCCTACTTCCTGGCCTACGGGCGAGGCCCGGGCGGCCAGCGCCGGCCCCTGAAGGGGTTCAGCGAGGTGGCGCAGCTCTCGGAGGACGGGCGCGTGGGGCTGCTGCTGTCGACCTCCAGCGCGCGGGCCAGCCACGAGTGGGAGGCCTTCCAGTCGGGCGTCTTCAGCCACGAGGTCCGCTCGGGGCTCTACGGCGCGGCGGACGTGGATGGCGACGGACGGGTGAGCTACCGGGAAATCGCCGCCTTCGTGGAGCGCGCGAACGCGGCCATTCCCAACGAGCGCTTCCGCCCCCAGGTCCACGCCCGGCCGCCGAAGGACGGGACGTGGCTGGTGGTGCTGGGCAAGGCGATGGAGCACCGCATCGAGGTGGATGGGCAGGAGGCCCAGCACCTGCGGCTCGAGGACAGCCGGGGCGTGCGCCTGGCCGACTTCCACAATGCCTCCGGCCAGCGGACGTGGCTGGCGCGGCCCATCGGCACCGGTCCGCTCTACCTGCGGCGCATGGGGGACGGCCGGGAGTACCGCATCGACTCGATGCCGGAGGTGGTGCAGCTCGCCGCGCTCACGCCGCAGCAGGCCCGGACGGCGGACCGCGGCGCGGAGCACGAGGCCTTCAGCCTCATCTTCTCGCTGCCGTATGACCGGCAGGTGGTGGACGCGTACGACTTCCAGGCGCCGGTGCTCCTGGAGGCCGAGCCCGCCCGGCGCAGGCCCACCTGGCGCCGGGTGGCGGGCTGGAGCGCGCTGGGGCTGGCGGGGGCGAGCCTGGGCGGAGGGCTCTGGACGACGCTGTCCGCGCGGGAGGCCCGCTCCGGCAACAGGGCCACGCTGCCCCATGCCGAGGCCATGGGCCAGAACCAGCGGATTCGCACCCTCAACCACCGCTCCACCACCCTGTACGTGGCGGGCGCCCTCGCGGCGGGGGCGGGGCTGGGAATGCTCTTGTGGCCGGGGGCCCCGGCCGAGGCGCTCCCCGTGGCCGGGCCGGACTTGGCCGGGGTGCAGCTGGGAGGACGGTTTTGA
- a CDS encoding DUF4406 domain-containing protein, producing the protein METRSVQPLMILVAGPYRSGTNDEPAKIHANVQAMTEVALKLYRAGHLPVLGEWFALPLVDAAGSQRIGDEIFNEIFHPIAHRLLPKCDACLRIGGPSQGADDMVRTARALGKQVFSRLEDVPGCG; encoded by the coding sequence ATGGAAACGCGTTCCGTACAGCCCTTGATGATCCTCGTCGCTGGCCCCTACCGGTCCGGGACGAACGATGAGCCCGCGAAGATTCACGCCAACGTCCAGGCGATGACGGAGGTGGCCCTGAAGCTCTACCGGGCGGGCCACCTGCCGGTGCTGGGCGAGTGGTTCGCGCTGCCGCTGGTGGACGCGGCGGGCTCTCAGCGCATCGGAGATGAGATCTTCAACGAGATCTTCCACCCCATCGCGCACCGGCTCCTGCCGAAGTGTGATGCGTGCCTGCGCATCGGCGGCCCCTCACAGGGCGCGGACGACATGGTGCGGACCGCGCGGGCCCTGGGCAAGCAGGTCTTCTCCCGGCTGGAGGACGTGCCGGGCTGTGGTTGA